From Borrelia sp. RT5S, the proteins below share one genomic window:
- the panF gene encoding sodium/pantothenate symporter — MTRGLFLLFIFLILYCIFGILAKKKREGISFLHNYFLANRGINFFLMALVIASSYISASSFISGPSAVYNYGMSFILLAVIQIPAGIISFTIVGERLNTEARKINAINIVDYIRYRYASNSLALVSSFIIIFFSLFLISAQLIGGAKLLEFFLKLDYRDSLIFFSLFVFLYVCLGGFKMVAYTDLIQGIFMIVASMILFLRLVNLGGGIDNIFKESILKLGSNLLAPSNLDLQIEYIISFWILTGVGTLGLPQLVNNFIAFKNDRDIRRALPVATFLIGFLVVIMHLIGFFSLVIFPNFKPNDKVIIRVASEVLGPRLFFLFFIGLLSAIMSTIDTGFLFISSIWVKIVMSLHKKIVDKDRINVVTVISNACFVVVIVLFSLRPPDFLLFVNIFAIGALEVAFFSTIVFGLYFKFVSKASAFVSQFLGLLSYLITIFCEMDSYSFHPVVPSLFISVLSFLIVNLVCSRYNNI; from the coding sequence ATGACTAGAGGGCTTTTTTTACTTTTTATCTTTTTGATTCTTTACTGTATTTTTGGTATTCTTGCCAAGAAGAAAAGAGAAGGAATTTCATTTTTACATAACTATTTTCTTGCTAATCGTGGTATAAATTTTTTTTTAATGGCACTGGTTATCGCTTCTAGTTATATTAGTGCTAGTAGTTTTATTTCAGGGCCTTCAGCTGTTTATAATTATGGAATGTCTTTTATTCTCTTAGCAGTCATTCAAATCCCTGCAGGTATAATTTCGTTTACTATTGTTGGAGAGAGATTGAATACAGAGGCTAGGAAGATTAATGCAATAAATATTGTTGACTATATTAGATATAGGTATGCCAGCAATTCTTTAGCTCTTGTTAGTAGTTTTATAATAATTTTTTTTTCTTTATTTTTAATCTCAGCTCAACTTATTGGGGGAGCTAAGCTTTTAGAGTTTTTTTTAAAACTTGATTATCGTGATTCTCTTATTTTTTTCTCTTTGTTTGTTTTCTTATATGTCTGCCTAGGAGGATTTAAGATGGTGGCGTATACAGATTTGATTCAAGGAATTTTTATGATTGTAGCGTCTATGATTTTATTTTTAAGATTGGTCAATTTGGGGGGTGGGATTGACAATATCTTTAAGGAGTCAATCTTGAAACTTGGGAGCAATTTACTCGCGCCTTCAAATTTGGACTTGCAAATTGAATATATAATTTCTTTTTGGATATTAACGGGAGTTGGTACATTAGGGTTGCCGCAACTTGTTAACAATTTTATAGCATTCAAAAACGATAGGGATATTAGGCGGGCTCTTCCTGTTGCTACTTTTTTGATAGGATTTTTAGTTGTTATTATGCATTTAATAGGGTTTTTCTCTCTTGTTATCTTTCCCAATTTCAAGCCAAATGATAAGGTTATAATAAGAGTGGCCTCGGAGGTATTAGGGCCTAGGTTATTTTTCTTGTTTTTTATCGGGCTTCTGTCGGCAATAATGTCTACAATAGATACGGGCTTTCTTTTTATTTCATCAATTTGGGTGAAAATAGTGATGTCGTTGCACAAAAAAATTGTAGACAAAGACAGAATCAATGTAGTTACTGTTATTTCTAATGCTTGCTTTGTTGTAGTAATAGTGCTTTTCTCTTTAAGGCCGCCTGATTTCTTGCTTTTTGTAAATATTTTTGCAATTGGTGCGCTAGAAGTTGCATTTTTTTCTACTATTGTTTTTGGGCTTTACTTTAAGTTTGTAAGTAAAGCCTCAGCTTTTGTTTCTCAGTTTTTAGGGCTTTTAAGTTATTTAATCACAATTTTTTGTGAAATGGATAGTTATTCTTTTCATCCTGTTGTTCCTTCCCTTTTTATCTCTGTGCTTTCATTTTTGATAGTTAATCTTGTTTGTAGTCGATATAATAATATTTAG
- a CDS encoding phosphodiester glycosidase family protein, with translation MNKNFLSLTLLVLMFGALSASKFISSRKDMSKYDIIQGSFMESNYVIVKIKNKNLKFIISKPIFDQKLNNYYFEGQTTSQFLISNDVDIAINTSPYEIKKNMFYPSGLYIYNKKIISNAIKETYGAVVIKNNRIILNPKIDEIKTSDYGFGGFFTLIKNGKYTKTFKKDKHPRTIIGTDRENKNLYLITIEGRGINKSKGISLNDAIDLSLKYGITNSINLDGGGSSTLVIKSNNYSHKLNSTPNFFGQERIIPFHLGIKLPN, from the coding sequence ATGAATAAAAATTTTTTATCCTTAACACTATTAGTTCTTATGTTCGGTGCTCTATCTGCATCAAAATTTATTAGCTCAAGAAAAGATATGTCCAAATACGACATAATTCAAGGTTCTTTCATGGAAAGTAATTATGTCATTGTCAAGATTAAAAACAAAAATTTAAAGTTCATAATTTCAAAGCCTATTTTTGACCAAAAATTAAACAATTACTACTTCGAAGGACAAACAACAAGTCAATTTTTAATTTCAAATGATGTAGACATTGCAATTAACACTAGCCCGTATGAAATAAAAAAAAACATGTTCTACCCAAGTGGACTGTACATATACAACAAAAAAATAATATCCAATGCAATAAAAGAAACATATGGGGCAGTTGTAATTAAGAACAACCGAATAATATTAAATCCTAAAATAGATGAAATAAAAACTTCTGATTACGGATTCGGTGGTTTCTTTACCTTGATCAAAAACGGGAAATATACTAAAACCTTTAAAAAAGATAAACACCCAAGAACGATAATAGGAACTGACCGAGAGAATAAAAATTTATATCTCATAACAATCGAGGGAAGGGGCATCAACAAAAGCAAAGGAATCTCTTTAAACGACGCAATAGACCTATCCTTGAAATATGGCATTACTAACTCCATTAACCTAGACGGAGGCGGCTCAAGTACACTTGTCATAAAATCAAACAACTACTCCCACAAACTCAATTCCACACCTAATTTCTTTGGACAAGAGAGAATAATCCCATTTCACCTGGGAATCAAACTGCCTAATTGA
- a CDS encoding YicC/YloC family endoribonuclease, with protein MKSMTGFFHLEKTVGNYMFSVNLKSYNGKFLDFKFRLPEILYAYEFEIRKLISSYVSRGNVFLTVGYKELIPTIDFTLNPNYIEAMVRLKDSLLRCNYNLKINDEVSLGDFLSFKGALIVDDEGKGVEKQGMIYNSLKSVLGEVLLNYDKSRVFEGENTKQDIISNLVLLQGDLDSLKKSQSSINDKLFLSLKENLLKLMDDVSDVNIAEEAAKMSIRLDINEEIVRLYSHIDNFYKNLESDMCGKVLEFITQEMHREITTMSGKAIDLDIRNLVLNMKLNLEKIKEQVRNIE; from the coding sequence ATGAAGAGTATGACTGGGTTTTTTCATTTAGAAAAAACCGTAGGGAATTATATGTTTAGTGTTAATTTGAAATCTTATAATGGTAAATTTTTAGATTTTAAGTTTAGATTACCTGAGATTTTATACGCTTATGAGTTTGAGATAAGGAAGCTAATTTCAAGCTATGTTAGTAGGGGTAACGTTTTCCTAACTGTGGGCTACAAGGAACTTATTCCAACTATTGATTTTACTTTAAATCCTAACTATATTGAGGCTATGGTCCGCCTTAAAGATAGTTTACTGCGTTGTAATTATAATTTAAAGATTAATGATGAAGTAAGTCTTGGTGATTTTTTGTCTTTCAAGGGAGCTTTAATTGTTGATGATGAGGGGAAGGGCGTTGAAAAGCAGGGAATGATTTATAATTCTCTTAAAAGTGTGTTGGGGGAAGTTTTACTTAATTATGATAAGAGCAGGGTATTTGAAGGTGAGAACACAAAACAAGATATAATTTCAAACCTTGTTTTGTTACAGGGTGATTTGGATTCTTTGAAAAAATCTCAAAGTAGTATAAACGATAAGCTTTTCTTAAGCCTGAAGGAAAATTTATTAAAGTTAATGGATGATGTTAGTGATGTCAATATCGCAGAAGAAGCGGCTAAAATGTCTATCCGGCTAGATATTAATGAGGAAATAGTTAGGCTGTATTCACACATAGATAATTTTTATAAAAATCTTGAAAGTGATATGTGTGGTAAAGTTTTGGAGTTTATTACGCAGGAAATGCATAGAGAGATTACAACTATGAGTGGTAAGGCAATTGATCTTGATATTAGGAATTTGGTTTTAAATATGAAATTAAATTTGGAGAAGATAAAAGAACAGGTAAGGAATATTGAATGA
- a CDS encoding DNA-directed RNA polymerase subunit omega, translating to MKVPLKKIQDFSGNYYELVTAVIMRTEQIIDEISIAEHSVSGEKVVGQAFNDILGGRFTYSIEER from the coding sequence ATGAAAGTACCTTTGAAAAAAATACAGGATTTTAGTGGTAATTATTATGAGCTTGTTACTGCGGTCATAATGCGCACAGAGCAGATTATTGATGAAATTTCTATAGCGGAGCATTCTGTTTCTGGTGAAAAGGTAGTGGGGCAGGCTTTTAATGACATTTTAGGGGGTAGATTTACATATTCAATTGAAGAGAGATAA
- the miaA gene encoding tRNA (adenosine(37)-N6)-dimethylallyltransferase MiaA, with translation MKRDKIVFIFGPTAVGKSDILFNFPQGIAEVINVDSIQVYKEFDIASCKPSVQLRTHIKHHLVDFLEPSEEYTLGIFYKEALKIMEKLKDQYKLPVFVGGSVFYFKHLQCGLPSTPAISSEVRRYVEDLLKARGRNYLLEKLKKVDFKRYKTIGENDIYRIKRSLEVYYQTGIPISQFLQRGQKLENVLLIGLKRPIEEIRARIVNRINNMFDCGLLEEIKRLLGKGYDETTPAFKGIGYREFLLWKSRPYYMLDDIIGLIGRNSFLYVKRQMTFFSRIPGVLWYHPEDDLGNILNLIFG, from the coding sequence TTGAAGAGAGATAAGATAGTTTTTATATTTGGGCCCACGGCTGTAGGTAAAAGTGATATTTTATTCAATTTTCCTCAAGGTATAGCTGAGGTGATTAACGTTGATTCCATTCAAGTATACAAGGAGTTTGATATTGCTTCTTGTAAGCCCAGTGTGCAGTTGAGAACTCACATAAAGCACCATTTAGTGGATTTTTTGGAGCCGTCTGAAGAATATACTCTTGGAATTTTTTACAAAGAAGCATTGAAGATAATGGAAAAATTAAAAGATCAATACAAGCTACCTGTATTTGTAGGTGGATCTGTGTTTTATTTTAAACATTTGCAATGTGGTCTACCTAGTACTCCAGCTATTTCTTCTGAGGTAAGACGTTATGTTGAAGATCTTTTAAAGGCGAGGGGTAGGAATTACCTACTAGAGAAGCTTAAAAAGGTGGACTTTAAAAGATATAAGACAATAGGTGAAAATGATATTTATAGGATTAAAAGATCTCTTGAGGTTTATTATCAAACAGGTATTCCAATTAGTCAGTTTTTACAAAGAGGACAGAAGCTTGAGAATGTTTTGCTTATCGGTTTAAAGAGGCCTATAGAGGAAATTAGGGCTAGAATAGTAAATAGGATTAATAATATGTTTGATTGTGGTTTACTTGAAGAAATTAAAAGATTGTTGGGTAAGGGGTATGATGAGACAACTCCGGCTTTTAAAGGAATAGGGTATCGTGAGTTTTTATTGTGGAAAAGTAGACCCTATTACATGTTAGATGATATAATAGGTCTGATAGGTAGGAATTCGTTTTTATATGTAAAGAGGCAAATGACTTTTTTTAGTAGGATTCCTGGTGTTTTGTGGTATCATCCAGAGGATGATTTGGGGAATATTTTAAATTTAATTTTTGGTTAA
- a CDS encoding PTS transporter subunit EIIC, whose translation MINVMKNLQNLGKAVQTPAAVLPIAGILLGFGYLIIEATDPSGIFSQIGKLMEQSGGAILGNLPILFAIGTGMGLSRNNKAAAALGGAVGYLILNAGLATFTITINGKLEPVNMSVLGGIIAGTTSAALSDKVVNWKIPQFLGFFSGQRLVPITNGLLSALLAVVFGFLWAPLQIAINQVGNWMVEAGHLGLFVFGFLNRLLIITGLHQLLNTLVYFVFGEYTANDGSIVQGEITRYLNGDPNAGAFTAGMYPMMLFGLPGASLAMYLTSKKERRGEVGGLLLSGSLTAFLTGITEPIEYTFMLIAPLLYLIHAALTGLSLIITNIFGVHIAFALSAGIIDYLLMFPKSTKALLIFPIGLGIGTIYFIIFITLIKIFKIKTPGREDDNEGELISHNHSDVLDDVTFDSIINAFGGLGNIKNVDSCFTRLRVDVENPKLVNKDLMKNLGASGTIIASGNQAQVIFGAKSEKIATYIKSKI comes from the coding sequence ATGATTAATGTAATGAAAAATTTACAAAACCTTGGGAAAGCAGTCCAAACCCCTGCAGCTGTCTTGCCAATTGCTGGGATTTTACTTGGCTTTGGATATTTAATAATAGAAGCTACAGATCCCTCTGGAATCTTTAGCCAAATTGGGAAATTGATGGAACAGTCAGGGGGGGCTATTCTTGGAAATTTACCAATACTATTTGCGATTGGAACTGGAATGGGTTTATCTAGAAATAACAAAGCTGCCGCAGCGCTTGGGGGTGCGGTTGGTTATTTAATTCTAAACGCAGGACTGGCTACATTTACAATAACAATTAACGGAAAATTAGAGCCTGTGAACATGTCTGTCTTGGGGGGAATCATTGCAGGTACAACTTCAGCTGCGCTCAGCGATAAAGTGGTAAACTGGAAAATACCACAATTTTTAGGATTTTTCTCAGGTCAGAGATTAGTACCAATAACAAATGGATTACTCTCTGCATTACTTGCAGTAGTTTTTGGCTTTCTATGGGCACCCTTACAAATAGCAATTAATCAAGTCGGGAATTGGATGGTAGAAGCCGGTCATTTAGGATTGTTTGTATTCGGCTTCCTAAATAGATTACTAATAATAACAGGTCTTCACCAGCTCCTTAATACTTTAGTATATTTTGTATTCGGAGAATACACTGCAAACGATGGAAGCATAGTTCAAGGAGAAATTACAAGATATTTAAATGGAGACCCAAATGCTGGAGCATTTACAGCAGGAATGTACCCTATGATGTTATTTGGGCTACCCGGAGCTTCTCTTGCCATGTACTTGACATCTAAAAAAGAACGAAGGGGAGAGGTTGGGGGCCTCCTGCTCTCAGGATCTCTTACTGCATTCCTTACAGGCATTACAGAACCAATAGAATATACGTTCATGTTAATAGCACCTTTGCTTTATCTAATACATGCTGCCCTAACTGGTTTATCATTAATCATTACTAATATCTTCGGGGTACACATAGCGTTCGCACTATCAGCGGGTATAATAGACTATCTTTTAATGTTTCCAAAATCAACAAAGGCCCTATTAATATTTCCAATAGGACTTGGCATTGGAACTATTTACTTTATTATTTTCATAACACTAATAAAAATATTTAAAATAAAAACACCCGGTCGCGAAGACGATAATGAAGGAGAACTAATATCTCACAATCACTCCGATGTTTTGGACGATGTGACTTTTGATTCAATTATTAATGCCTTCGGGGGTCTTGGCAATATAAAGAATGTTGATTCGTGCTTCACAAGACTTCGAGTCGATGTAGAAAATCCCAAATTGGTAAATAAAGACTTAATGAAAAATCTTGGAGCAAGCGGAACAATAATTGCATCAGGAAACCAAGCTCAAGTAATATTCGGAGCTAAATCTGAAAAAATTGCAACTTATATAAAATCCAAAATTTAA
- the cmk gene encoding (d)CMP kinase, whose translation MRIAISGKSGCGNTTVSGMLARHYGLKLINYTFHDIAKEKGVPFDLFYEKEIVGRNDYYWDEYLDNKLLEFAKEDNTVLATRLAIWLSGNADLKIYLYAKIEVRAERIINREGGIYSDILSATFNRDFNDSKRYLSLYDIDIDSYLCVADLIVDTTDRTANRVFELIRGEVDKRGLT comes from the coding sequence ATGAGAATAGCTATTTCTGGCAAGAGTGGTTGTGGAAATACAACTGTTAGTGGAATGCTTGCAAGGCATTATGGTTTAAAGCTTATTAATTATACTTTTCATGACATAGCTAAAGAGAAGGGTGTACCCTTCGATTTGTTTTATGAGAAAGAAATTGTTGGTAGAAATGACTATTATTGGGATGAATATCTTGATAATAAGTTATTGGAATTTGCTAAAGAGGATAATACAGTTCTTGCCACTCGTCTTGCAATTTGGCTATCAGGCAACGCTGATTTGAAAATATATCTTTATGCTAAGATAGAGGTTAGAGCAGAGAGAATAATTAATAGAGAGGGTGGAATATATTCTGATATTTTAAGTGCTACTTTTAATAGGGATTTTAATGATTCGAAAAGGTATCTCTCTCTATATGACATAGACATTGACAGCTATTTGTGTGTAGCTGATTTAATAGTTGACACAACCGATAGGACTGCAAATAGGGTTTTTGAATTGATAAGGGGTGAGGTAGATAAAAGGGGTTTGACCTAG
- a CDS encoding RNA pseudouridine synthase translates to MRSLNVGKYNIINVLKNDDGKRLDSVLIKFLKFPKSRVMKHIRNGDILLNKLKVTFSHRVFQGDEIYLYKPLIQELSTNLRVSNIEEDMVTREVRERIVYEDEELLVINKNRGTLVHGDNSLDTLVNFYLLNENLKSLSFKPSAVHRIDRNTSGIVIFAKNVDSARILSRAFSSGVVIKKYIALLEGELKTDVVYRNFLYRDKIARKTLVLEKTDKVNAVTHVKPILISKFFTLAEISIETGFTHQIRAQCAFNNHALVDDNKYHFKHKKANYFLHSFLVEFSEPLFLKNEFFVEPSSDFLQRVGNIFGVYEFKGFIW, encoded by the coding sequence ATGAGATCTTTAAATGTTGGGAAATATAATATCATTAATGTTCTTAAGAATGACGATGGGAAGAGGTTAGATTCAGTATTAATAAAGTTTTTAAAATTTCCTAAGTCTAGGGTAATGAAGCACATCAGAAATGGAGATATTCTTTTAAATAAATTAAAAGTTACTTTTTCTCACAGAGTTTTTCAGGGTGATGAGATCTATCTATACAAGCCTTTAATACAAGAATTAAGTACTAACTTGAGGGTAAGCAATATTGAAGAAGATATGGTAACAAGAGAAGTTAGGGAAAGAATTGTTTATGAGGATGAAGAGTTACTTGTAATTAATAAGAATAGAGGGACTTTGGTTCATGGTGATAATTCTCTTGATACTTTAGTTAATTTTTATCTTTTAAATGAAAATCTTAAATCCCTTAGTTTTAAACCTTCGGCTGTGCATAGAATTGACAGAAATACTTCAGGAATTGTTATTTTTGCAAAAAATGTAGATTCTGCAAGGATTTTAAGCAGAGCATTTAGTAGCGGTGTTGTTATTAAAAAGTATATAGCCTTGCTGGAAGGCGAACTTAAGACGGATGTGGTTTATAGGAATTTTTTGTACAGAGATAAAATTGCAAGAAAAACTTTAGTACTTGAAAAGACGGATAAGGTTAATGCCGTAACTCACGTTAAACCAATTTTAATTTCTAAATTTTTTACTCTTGCTGAAATTTCAATAGAAACGGGCTTTACTCATCAAATAAGAGCACAGTGTGCCTTTAATAATCATGCTTTAGTTGATGATAATAAATATCATTTTAAACATAAAAAAGCCAATTACTTTTTACATTCTTTTTTGGTAGAATTTAGTGAGCCATTATTTTTAAAGAATGAGTTTTTTGTTGAACCTAGTTCGGATTTTTTACAACGGGTAGGTAATATTTTTGGTGTATATGAGTTTAAAGGGTTTATTTGGTAA
- the coaBC gene encoding bifunctional phosphopantothenoylcysteine decarboxylase/phosphopantothenate--cysteine ligase CoaBC, translating to MKLNLTKNILVGVCGGIAAYKSAYIVSSLVKMGYSVKVVMTKNATKFITPLTLETVSKNSVVCNLWDTTHKEVEHINLARWADLILILPATYNVISKIAAGIADDALSTIISASTAPTYFAVAMNNIMYTNPILEENIQKLKKYNYKFIEPDEGFLACSSNAVGRLKDENDILKIILDVPKAYSPLQNKKILITASRTEEALDPIRYFSNKSTGQMGFNLGIEAKNLGADVTIVSGPSNERISDGINVIRVKTATEMYEQTTKIYQKFDVIIGAAAVADFRPEKIYAKKIKKNELENLHIKLIKNPDTMKHIGQNKTKNQIVIGFCAQEPENLIDKAKEKLKAKNLDYIIANDLKHFGSNLNKIYIIDSKNNIQKIPEMSKKEIAIEILKILC from the coding sequence ATGAAACTCAATCTGACCAAAAACATACTGGTAGGGGTGTGTGGCGGCATTGCAGCCTATAAATCGGCCTACATTGTATCAAGTTTGGTCAAGATGGGCTATTCTGTTAAGGTTGTAATGACAAAGAATGCCACCAAGTTTATTACCCCACTAACACTGGAAACTGTTTCAAAAAATAGTGTAGTTTGTAATCTATGGGACACAACCCATAAGGAAGTAGAACACATTAATCTAGCAAGATGGGCGGACTTGATACTAATACTCCCTGCCACTTACAATGTTATTTCCAAAATTGCAGCAGGCATTGCCGATGATGCTTTAAGCACAATAATATCTGCTAGCACTGCCCCCACTTATTTTGCAGTAGCAATGAATAACATAATGTATACAAACCCTATTTTGGAAGAAAATATCCAAAAATTAAAAAAATATAATTATAAATTCATTGAACCCGATGAAGGATTTCTGGCCTGCTCTTCAAATGCTGTTGGCCGACTTAAGGATGAAAATGATATTTTAAAAATAATACTAGATGTACCAAAGGCATATTCGCCATTACAGAACAAAAAAATATTAATAACAGCCTCTAGAACTGAAGAAGCGCTAGATCCGATTCGCTACTTTTCAAATAAATCAACTGGACAAATGGGATTTAATCTAGGAATTGAGGCAAAAAATCTCGGTGCTGATGTAACAATAGTTTCAGGCCCCAGTAATGAAAGAATATCTGATGGAATAAACGTTATTAGAGTAAAAACAGCAACAGAGATGTATGAACAAACAACAAAAATATATCAAAAATTTGATGTCATTATTGGGGCCGCCGCTGTTGCAGATTTTAGACCTGAAAAAATTTATGCAAAGAAAATTAAGAAAAATGAATTAGAAAATCTTCATATTAAGCTCATAAAAAACCCAGACACAATGAAACATATCGGTCAAAATAAAACCAAAAACCAAATTGTTATTGGATTTTGTGCCCAAGAACCTGAAAATTTAATAGATAAAGCTAAAGAAAAACTCAAAGCGAAAAATCTAGATTATATTATTGCAAATGACTTAAAACATTTCGGATCAAACTTAAACAAAATTTATATAATAGACAGTAAAAATAACATTCAAAAAATTCCTGAAATGTCAAAAAAAGAAATAGCAATAGAGATTCTAAAAATTCTATGCTAA
- the murC gene encoding UDP-N-acetylmuramate--L-alanine ligase: MNLDLDNLSKFFLVGIKGSGLCSLAWFLHAKGYLVEGVDVPSKFYTDDLLDDNCITYYENIYEFSLKGHEGSYDAVIYSPAYTKDQLCVLREACELEVPVLSYPEFLGEISKKYYSIGVAGSHGKTTTAAFLGILLNGLGLEPNVILGASVKDFGDKPSLVGRSNIFVAETCEYRNHFLHFYPDVVVLTNIDYEHVDFFPNYEAVEAVFLKYIDNLKQNGILIINSDEFNLIKLKDKIIRKDIRLFSFGANSSADFKIGNFEVMDGVLKFDFLGISDIRLKTPLTHNVLNFASALLASKLILEEKGKLVSNFGEKVKVMAREYMGIKRRVEFIGEKNGVIYLDDYAHHPKEIENTILGLRSSYGDRRIVLDFMPHTFTRTKILFNDFISALSSIDILILHNIYLSTREDIDPDELSIELYLTLKDVNPNVYFFKDVVDSVKFIKSLLRENDLFITMGAGNNFILHKFL; the protein is encoded by the coding sequence ATGAATCTTGATTTGGATAATTTAAGTAAATTCTTTTTGGTAGGAATTAAAGGTTCTGGTCTTTGTTCTCTTGCTTGGTTTTTGCATGCTAAAGGGTATTTAGTAGAAGGGGTTGATGTTCCTTCCAAGTTTTATACGGATGATCTACTTGATGATAATTGTATAACTTATTATGAAAATATTTATGAGTTTTCATTAAAGGGGCATGAAGGGTCCTATGATGCTGTAATATATTCACCAGCTTATACTAAGGATCAGCTGTGCGTTTTGAGGGAGGCTTGTGAGCTTGAGGTTCCCGTTCTATCTTATCCTGAATTTCTTGGCGAGATATCAAAAAAATATTATAGTATTGGAGTTGCAGGTTCTCATGGCAAGACTACTACAGCAGCTTTTTTAGGTATATTACTTAATGGGCTGGGTCTTGAGCCTAATGTGATACTTGGTGCGAGTGTTAAAGATTTTGGAGATAAGCCTAGTCTTGTTGGTAGGAGTAACATATTTGTTGCAGAGACTTGTGAGTACAGAAATCATTTTCTACATTTTTACCCAGATGTCGTTGTCTTGACCAATATTGATTATGAACATGTCGATTTTTTTCCAAATTATGAAGCAGTTGAAGCTGTTTTCTTAAAGTATATTGATAATTTAAAGCAGAATGGGATACTAATTATAAACTCTGATGAATTTAATTTGATTAAGCTTAAAGATAAGATTATAAGGAAAGATATTAGGCTTTTTAGTTTTGGTGCTAATTCTTCAGCTGATTTTAAGATTGGAAATTTTGAGGTGATGGATGGGGTTTTAAAATTTGATTTTTTAGGAATTTCTGATATTAGACTAAAAACTCCTTTGACTCATAATGTTTTAAATTTTGCATCTGCACTTCTGGCTTCTAAATTAATTTTAGAAGAAAAGGGGAAGTTAGTTTCTAACTTTGGCGAGAAAGTTAAGGTTATGGCTAGAGAATATATGGGAATAAAAAGAAGGGTGGAATTTATTGGAGAAAAGAATGGGGTTATATATCTTGATGATTATGCACATCATCCAAAGGAGATTGAAAATACGATTTTAGGGCTTAGGAGTTCTTATGGGGATAGGAGAATTGTTTTAGATTTTATGCCACATACATTTACAAGAACAAAAATTCTTTTTAATGATTTTATTAGCGCTTTAAGTAGTATTGATATATTAATTTTGCATAATATATATCTTTCGACTAGAGAAGATATTGATCCTGATGAACTTTCTATTGAATTGTATTTGACTCTTAAGGATGTAAATCCAAATGTTTATTTTTTCAAAGATGTAGTTGATTCCGTTAAATTCATAAAGAGTTTGTTAAGAGAGAATGATTTATTTATTACTATGGGAGCTGGTAATAATTTTATTTTGCATAAATTTTTATAA